A window of the Candidatus Nitrosotalea okcheonensis genome harbors these coding sequences:
- a CDS encoding transposase, with protein MRSCGLYTLPDRRTFDRRFKVMPVQNIIGIMGRRFVSEKIADSTITSIDSSMIRAKNGHVWHRKHMISGHLPRSGIDTDAKWGFSGTRGWIFGYKLHMTCSTGKLIVPLSAGITTANIQDNQEYQNLVEYLPDMRYIVADKGYDDHELYEYTRQRGARLVCPVRRYRHTRGERLELILFYKSKKGRKIHHSRSVSIEPLFGSIKETFGISTSPVSGYNNVSSYLLMCVFVYQVVIYYNCILGNNPRSIRLMLGN; from the coding sequence ATGAGATCATGTGGATTGTACACATTACCAGACAGAAGAACATTTGACCGAAGATTCAAGGTTATGCCGGTCCAGAACATCATTGGTATCATGGGAAGAAGATTTGTGTCAGAAAAAATTGCTGATTCTACCATAACATCCATTGATAGTTCCATGATACGTGCAAAAAATGGTCATGTTTGGCATCGCAAGCATATGATATCAGGACATCTTCCACGATCCGGAATTGATACTGATGCCAAATGGGGATTCTCTGGAACACGTGGATGGATATTTGGATACAAATTACACATGACATGCAGTACTGGAAAACTAATAGTTCCACTGTCTGCTGGCATAACAACTGCAAACATACAAGATAATCAAGAGTATCAAAATCTTGTAGAATATCTTCCTGATATGCGATATATTGTTGCTGACAAGGGGTATGATGATCATGAGCTGTACGAGTATACAAGACAGAGAGGTGCAAGGTTAGTTTGTCCGGTACGAAGGTACAGGCATACAAGAGGTGAAAGACTGGAATTGATTTTATTTTACAAATCCAAAAAAGGTCGGAAGATACATCATAGTAGAAGTGTATCTATTGAACCATTGTTTGGTAGCATCAAGGAAACATTTGGGATATCAACATCTCCTGTATCTGGATACAACAACGTATCATCATATTTACTGATGTGCGTCTTTGTGTATCAGGTTGTCATATACTACAATTGTATTCTGGGAAATAATCCACGATCCATCCGATTGATGCTTGGTAATTAG
- a CDS encoding sensor histidine kinase: MFQVNSYTSWIIVGTLLPIIAFSIVSCVSFISINNLIQNENWLSHTFTVIDKADYFMKTMVDAETGQRGYLITGQENFLEPYNSAISQIDDQIKALRQLTMDNPVQQSNMDKLEPLVKKRLDLLDLNINLRKSNNTLDLVKNFDTLKGKKTMDEIRQVVENIKNEEQQLLSKRNLDTQSAILTTEYVIILGTGLAVILTVITTLVVNKKLAERQKLERSNIELQVQSQQLRETDIAKEEFTTMVSHELKTPLVTISGYAEMLREDNSILGPLNSEQINAVEKISTETTKLERLISDIMDTQKIDLERMKFNKKEFEVKEFLDEQIQTHSKLMSDKKILFVNTTKERTNIVSDQYRLSQVFANLIKNAVDFVPQNHGSIEINAQGNNNHVVFYVKDNGSGIPKEKQNNLFKKFYQIDTSLKRRHGGTGLGLVICKGIVEALGGKIWLESEVGKGTTIFFTLPKTDLNEKHDE; this comes from the coding sequence ATGTTTCAAGTAAATTCTTACACTTCTTGGATAATTGTTGGAACGCTATTGCCGATTATTGCATTTTCCATAGTATCATGTGTATCATTTATCAGTATAAATAATTTGATTCAAAATGAAAACTGGTTATCGCATACTTTTACAGTGATTGACAAAGCAGACTATTTCATGAAAACAATGGTGGATGCCGAAACTGGTCAGCGTGGATATCTAATTACTGGACAAGAAAATTTCTTGGAACCCTACAATTCTGCAATATCTCAGATTGATGATCAGATCAAGGCATTAAGACAACTTACGATGGATAACCCTGTTCAACAATCCAATATGGATAAATTGGAACCATTGGTGAAAAAAAGACTGGATTTACTTGATTTAAACATAAATCTTCGCAAGAGCAATAACACATTAGATCTTGTTAAAAATTTTGATACACTCAAAGGGAAAAAAACCATGGATGAAATTCGTCAAGTAGTAGAGAACATAAAAAATGAAGAACAACAATTATTATCTAAACGAAATCTAGATACCCAGTCAGCTATACTCACTACTGAATATGTGATAATTTTAGGAACTGGCCTTGCAGTAATTTTAACCGTTATCACAACTCTTGTAGTAAATAAGAAATTGGCAGAACGACAAAAACTTGAAAGATCTAATATTGAATTACAGGTACAATCTCAACAATTACGAGAAACAGACATAGCCAAAGAAGAATTTACTACTATGGTTTCACATGAATTGAAAACTCCTCTAGTCACAATCAGTGGATATGCAGAAATGCTCAGAGAGGACAATAGTATTCTTGGACCATTAAATAGTGAACAGATTAACGCAGTTGAGAAAATTAGTACAGAAACTACCAAGCTGGAAAGATTAATCAGTGACATAATGGATACCCAGAAAATAGATTTAGAAAGAATGAAGTTTAACAAAAAGGAGTTTGAAGTTAAAGAATTCCTAGACGAGCAAATCCAAACACATTCAAAATTAATGAGTGATAAAAAAATACTCTTCGTCAACACTACCAAAGAAAGAACAAACATAGTGAGCGATCAGTATCGATTAAGTCAAGTGTTTGCCAATTTGATAAAAAACGCAGTTGATTTTGTACCACAAAATCATGGCAGTATAGAAATTAACGCACAAGGAAATAACAATCATGTTGTTTTTTATGTAAAAGATAATGGTAGTGGAATACCAAAAGAAAAACAAAATAATCTTTTCAAAAAATTTTATCAGATTGATACATCTCTTAAAAGAAGACATGGTGGAACTGGATTGGGCTTGGTGATCTGCAAAGGTATAGTGGAAGCATTAGGTGGAAAAATTTGGCTTGAGAGTGAAGTTGGGAAGGGCACTACAATTTTTTTCACCCTGCCAAAAACTGATCTAAATGAAAAGCATGATGAATAG
- a CDS encoding response regulator yields MMKILLIDDNESITEMMSKYLRGKGHECIVTNDGRNGLTLIEQEKFDVILLDLAMPEFTGVDVIDHLYKNGEIGKHKIILFTASSITDEEIQKLIKKGAHSCLKKPVKLEVLLKTMGA; encoded by the coding sequence ATGATGAAAATTTTACTAATAGACGACAATGAATCCATTACCGAAATGATGTCCAAATATCTGAGAGGTAAGGGACACGAATGTATTGTTACAAATGATGGAAGAAACGGACTGACTCTGATTGAACAAGAAAAATTTGATGTCATATTACTGGATTTGGCAATGCCCGAGTTTACTGGGGTGGATGTAATAGATCATCTGTATAAAAATGGAGAAATTGGAAAACACAAGATAATCTTGTTTACTGCCTCATCTATCACCGACGAAGAAATTCAAAAGCTTATAAAAAAAGGGGCACATTCCTGCCTTAAAAAACCTGTAAAATTAGAAGTCCTATTAAAAACTATGGGAGCCTGA
- a CDS encoding matrixin family metalloprotease: MDEMGKLKQDLERKLVDESQKSKELGQEKIILEEIVHDGEKTEKRARKWYYVSVLGIAVVVSLGFVGYSYYENQIVNKAISHDMSNYNSNYVIQNLQGDTVDTWVSWNIDNGRVIHVHVVNEAKVSQDMINAIKDAILSTKVVSIDDSQTGKGPQGTSSTYYVGWEGATEQASEKPTTLYIPQKFDINGSPNGVGDIEIILTSDVNPDGYSGYTKSLVDGNQILKSKITIFKANKLDADRLEAIMRHEFGHALGLGHSTAIEDLMHSMLPDYPYISACDIDALHGLYDGDKNSKVVCTK; this comes from the coding sequence ATGGATGAGATGGGAAAATTAAAACAAGATCTAGAAAGAAAACTAGTTGATGAATCACAAAAATCCAAAGAATTGGGACAAGAAAAAATTATTCTTGAAGAGATAGTACATGATGGGGAAAAGACTGAAAAAAGAGCTCGTAAATGGTATTATGTATCGGTTTTAGGTATTGCGGTTGTAGTTTCATTGGGATTTGTAGGCTATTCTTACTATGAAAATCAAATTGTGAACAAAGCTATATCCCACGACATGTCAAATTACAACTCAAACTATGTAATCCAGAATCTACAAGGCGATACTGTAGATACATGGGTATCATGGAATATTGACAATGGAAGAGTGATTCACGTTCATGTTGTTAACGAAGCAAAAGTCTCACAAGACATGATAAATGCCATAAAAGATGCAATCTTATCTACTAAAGTTGTATCTATAGATGATTCACAAACAGGTAAAGGTCCACAGGGAACTTCTTCCACATATTATGTTGGGTGGGAAGGAGCTACTGAACAAGCATCCGAAAAACCTACCACGTTATACATACCACAAAAATTTGACATAAATGGATCTCCTAATGGAGTGGGAGACATTGAAATAATACTTACAAGTGATGTGAATCCTGACGGATATTCTGGATATACCAAATCTCTTGTAGATGGCAATCAAATACTTAAGTCCAAAATAACCATCTTCAAGGCAAACAAGCTTGATGCCGATAGACTTGAGGCAATAATGAGACATGAATTTGGTCATGCTCTGGGACTTGGCCACTCTACTGCTATAGAAGATCTAATGCATTCAATGCTTCCAGATTATCCGTATATCTCTGCCTGTGATATTGACGCGTTACATGGATTGTATGATGGAGACAAGAATAGCAAGGTGGTGTGTACAAAATGA